A window from Littorina saxatilis isolate snail1 linkage group LG9, US_GU_Lsax_2.0, whole genome shotgun sequence encodes these proteins:
- the LOC138977443 gene encoding RING finger protein 151-like encodes MATAAGASTADTETECSVCHELFKNPKLLPCAHVLCRHCLLSWLDSNPEALCPLCRGAIADPKEKSKTKGWEEAVDALPDDVAMAALVESTRVLSQDHVCVGCKSAAVSICLDCCEMMCQSCSDLHKKFAMARDHKVEDLSSMTAEELAASQPDHCSVHTSKPCELFCPTHGAAICHLCASAKHGAFPDLTELAKAADKSREELSQMVTSLLTEEQQLEEAVAALERHLEATEKVVHEAVAEIDRTCDQLENSVKECRRRLKKMTLDAKAKVKDTVLAVKVTLLDHRGRLTSHRRVADRTTRGSTNKGMCDVTRALRDRVKDILVTCGQRRVNLKSVSMVTLIIDAAAVSRIEKELSELGQVKISPASVGPVQVRTSIMVLLLLLLLLLFTL; translated from the coding sequence ATGGCAACGGCGGCTGGTGCAAGTACAGCGGACACTGAAACAGAATGCTCCGTGTGTCACGAGCTGTTCAAGAACCCCAAACTGCTGCCCTGTGCTCACGTCCTGTGTCGCCACTGTCTTCTCTCCTGGCTCGACTCCAACCCCGAGGCCCTCTGTCCGCTCTGCAGGGGCGCCATCGCGGACCCCAAAGAgaaaagcaagacgaagggGTGGGAGGAGGCGGTGGACGCCTTACCCGATGACGTCGCCATGGCAGCGCTGGTGGAGAGTACACGTGTACTGAGCCAGGATCACGTGTGTGTGGGATGCAAGTCAGCggctgtgtctatctgtctcgaCTGTTGCGAAATGATGTGCCAGTCTTGCAGTGATCTGCACAAGAAATTCGCCATGGCACGTGACCACAAAGTGGAAGACCTGTCCAGCATGACAGCGGAAGAGCTAGCCGCCAGTCAGCCTGACCACTGCAGCGTGCACACCAGCAAGCCGTGCGAGCTCTTCTGTCCCACTCACGGGGCCGCCATTTGCCACCTGTGTGCCAGCGCCAAGCACGGCGCATTCCCAGACTTGACGGAACTGGCGAAAGCGGCAGACAAGTCACGTGAGGAGCTGAGTCAGATGGTGACGTCACTGTTGACAGAAGAGCAGCAGCTGGAAGAAGCTGTTGCAGCGTTGGAGCGCCACCTGGAGGCCACGGAGAAAGTGGTGCATGAAGCTGTTGCTGAGATCGACAGGACCTGCGACCAGTTGGAGAACTCCGTCAAGGAATGCAGGCGTCGTCTGAAGAAGATGACGCTCGATGCCAAGGCCAAGGTGAAGGACACAGTCTTAGCCGTCAAGGTCACCTTGTTGGATCATCGAGGCAGGCTGACGTCACACCGACGTGTTGCTGATCGAACAACCAGAGGGTCCACTAATAAAGGGATGTGTGACGTCACTCGTGCTCTGAGGGACCGTGTGAAGGACATACTGGTCACTTGTGGTCAACGCCGAGTGAACTTGAAATCGGTTTCCATGGTAACGCTGATCATTGACGCTGCCGCTGTGTCCCGTATTGAGAAGGAACTGTCGGAGCTAGGTCAGGTGAAGATAAGCCCTGCGTCTGTCGGTCCTGTTCAGGTGAGAACATCTAtaatggttttgttgttgttgttgttgttgttgctttttaccCTGTGA
- the LOC138976322 gene encoding E3 ubiquitin-protein ligase TRIM45-like isoform X3, with protein MATATAASSADSDTECSVCHELFKNPKLLPCAHVLCRHCLLSWLASNPEALCPLCRGAIADPKEKSKTKGWEEVVDALPDDVAMAALVESTRVLSQDHVCVGCKSAAVSICLNCNDMMCQACSDLHTKFSVSSHHKVEDLSSMTAEELAASQPDHCSVHTSKPCELFCPTHGAAICHLCASAKHRACPDLTKLAEAADKSREELSQMVTSLLTEEQQLEEAVAALERHLEATEKVVQEAVAEIDMTCDKLENSVKEFRRRLKEMTLDAKAKVKDTVLTVKVTLLDHRGRLTSHRRVVNRTTRGSTNKGMCDVTRALRDRVKDILDTCGQRRAHLKAVSMFTLIIDAAAVSRIEKELSELGQVKISPASVGPVQIRIDQLDPRYSSCYLPCGVVLTDPDHLRLPDTACSGWGREAVVISGAVFNRGHTVNNNLNKATLDLSEGTRVGVMVTTKAELHLWVNGSDRGVIATIVPTPCFAFFELRGRYQQVSVLPPTHPS; from the exons ATGGCAACGGCAACAGCAGCAAGTTCAGCGGACAGTGACACGGAATGCTCCGTGTGTCACGAGCTGTTCAAGAACCCCAAACTGCTGCCCTGTGCTCACGTCCTGTGTCGCCACTGTCTTCTCTCCTGGCTCGCCTCCAACCCCGAGGCCCTCTGTCCGCTCTGCAGGGGCGCCATCGCGGACCCAAAAGAgaaaagcaagacgaagggGTGGGAGGAGGTGGTGGACGCGTTACCGGATGACGTCGCCATGGCAGCGTTGGTGGAGAGTACACGTGTACTGAGCCAGGATCACGTGTGTGTAGGATGCAAGTCAGCggctgtgtctatctgtctcaaCTGTAATGATATGATGTGTCAGGCTTGCAGCGACCTACACACCAAATTCTCTGTGTCCAGTCACCACAAGGTGGAAGACCTGTCCAGCATGACAGCGGAAGAGCTAGCCGCCAGTCAGCCTGACCACTGCAGCGTGCACACCAGCAAGCCCTGCGAGCTCTTCTGTCCCACCCACGGTGCCGCCATTTGCCACCTGTGTGCCAGCGCCAAGCACCGCGCATGCCCAGACCTGACGAAACTGGCGGAAGCGGCAGACAAGTCACGTGAGGAGCTCAGTCAGATGGTGACGTCACTGCTGACGGAAGAGCAGCAGCTGGAAGAAGCTGTGGCAGCGTTGGAGCGCCACCTGGAGGCCACGGAGAAAGTGGTGCAGGAAGCTGTTGCTGAGATCGACATGACCTGCGACAAGCTAGAGAACTCTGTCAAGGAATTCAGGCGTCGTCTGAAGGAGATGACGCTCGATGCCAAGGCCAAGGTGAAGGACACAGTCTTGACCGTCAAGGTCACCTTGTTGGATCATCGAGGCAGGCTGACGTCACACCGACGTGTTGTTAATCGCACCACCCGAGGGTCCACCAATAAAGGGATGTGTGACGTCACTCGTGCTCTGAGGGACCGTGTGAAGGACATACTGGACACTTGTGGTCAACGCCGAGCGCACTTGAAGGCGGTTTCCATGTTTACGCTGATCATTGACGCTGCCGCTGTGTCCCGTATTGAGAAGGAACTGTCGGAGCTTGGTCAGGTGAAGATAAGCCCTGCGTCTGTCGGTCCTGTTCAG ATCCGAATAGACCAGCTAGACCCGCGGTACAGTTCCTGCTACCTGCCGTGTGGAGTGGTGCTGACTGATCCCGATCACCTCCGTCTGCCTGACACAGCTTGCAGTGGATGGGGCAGGGAGGCTGTTGtcatcagtggtgctgtgttcaACCGTGGACACACA GTGAACAACAACCTGAACAAAGCAACACTCGACCTGTCGGAGGGAACACGTGTGGGAGTGATGGTGACGACCAAGGCAGAGCTCCACCTGTGGGTCAACGGCAGTGATCGGGGAGTCATCGCCACCATTGTTCCCACGCCCTGCTTTGCTTTCTTTGAACTTCGTGGCCGGTATCAACAG GTATCCGTTCTCCCGCCGACTCATCCTAGTTGA
- the LOC138976322 gene encoding tripartite motif-containing protein 3-like isoform X1, producing the protein MATATAASSADSDTECSVCHELFKNPKLLPCAHVLCRHCLLSWLASNPEALCPLCRGAIADPKEKSKTKGWEEVVDALPDDVAMAALVESTRVLSQDHVCVGCKSAAVSICLNCNDMMCQACSDLHTKFSVSSHHKVEDLSSMTAEELAASQPDHCSVHTSKPCELFCPTHGAAICHLCASAKHRACPDLTKLAEAADKSREELSQMVTSLLTEEQQLEEAVAALERHLEATEKVVQEAVAEIDMTCDKLENSVKEFRRRLKEMTLDAKAKVKDTVLTVKVTLLDHRGRLTSHRRVVNRTTRGSTNKGMCDVTRALRDRVKDILDTCGQRRAHLKAVSMFTLIIDAAAVSRIEKELSELGQVKISPASVGPVQSLGWRFHTNHGKNIVLSNDGLTAERVRGGRNGIVVADQPMVPDVLYEIRIDQLDPRYSSCYLPCGVVLTDPDHLRLPDTACSGWGREAVVISGAVFNRGHTVNNNLNKATLDLSEGTRVGVMVTTKAELHLWVNGSDRGVIATIVPTPCFAFFELRGRYQQVSVLPPTHPS; encoded by the exons ATGGCAACGGCAACAGCAGCAAGTTCAGCGGACAGTGACACGGAATGCTCCGTGTGTCACGAGCTGTTCAAGAACCCCAAACTGCTGCCCTGTGCTCACGTCCTGTGTCGCCACTGTCTTCTCTCCTGGCTCGCCTCCAACCCCGAGGCCCTCTGTCCGCTCTGCAGGGGCGCCATCGCGGACCCAAAAGAgaaaagcaagacgaagggGTGGGAGGAGGTGGTGGACGCGTTACCGGATGACGTCGCCATGGCAGCGTTGGTGGAGAGTACACGTGTACTGAGCCAGGATCACGTGTGTGTAGGATGCAAGTCAGCggctgtgtctatctgtctcaaCTGTAATGATATGATGTGTCAGGCTTGCAGCGACCTACACACCAAATTCTCTGTGTCCAGTCACCACAAGGTGGAAGACCTGTCCAGCATGACAGCGGAAGAGCTAGCCGCCAGTCAGCCTGACCACTGCAGCGTGCACACCAGCAAGCCCTGCGAGCTCTTCTGTCCCACCCACGGTGCCGCCATTTGCCACCTGTGTGCCAGCGCCAAGCACCGCGCATGCCCAGACCTGACGAAACTGGCGGAAGCGGCAGACAAGTCACGTGAGGAGCTCAGTCAGATGGTGACGTCACTGCTGACGGAAGAGCAGCAGCTGGAAGAAGCTGTGGCAGCGTTGGAGCGCCACCTGGAGGCCACGGAGAAAGTGGTGCAGGAAGCTGTTGCTGAGATCGACATGACCTGCGACAAGCTAGAGAACTCTGTCAAGGAATTCAGGCGTCGTCTGAAGGAGATGACGCTCGATGCCAAGGCCAAGGTGAAGGACACAGTCTTGACCGTCAAGGTCACCTTGTTGGATCATCGAGGCAGGCTGACGTCACACCGACGTGTTGTTAATCGCACCACCCGAGGGTCCACCAATAAAGGGATGTGTGACGTCACTCGTGCTCTGAGGGACCGTGTGAAGGACATACTGGACACTTGTGGTCAACGCCGAGCGCACTTGAAGGCGGTTTCCATGTTTACGCTGATCATTGACGCTGCCGCTGTGTCCCGTATTGAGAAGGAACTGTCGGAGCTTGGTCAGGTGAAGATAAGCCCTGCGTCTGTCGGTCCTGTTCAG agccttgggtggcgttttcACACAAACCACGGGAAGAACATTGTACTGAGCAACGACGGTCTGACagcagagagagtgaggggtgGGAGAAATGGTATTGTTGTTGCTGACCAGCCCATGGTGCCCGACGTGTTgtatgag ATCCGAATAGACCAGCTAGACCCGCGGTACAGTTCCTGCTACCTGCCGTGTGGAGTGGTGCTGACTGATCCCGATCACCTCCGTCTGCCTGACACAGCTTGCAGTGGATGGGGCAGGGAGGCTGTTGtcatcagtggtgctgtgttcaACCGTGGACACACA GTGAACAACAACCTGAACAAAGCAACACTCGACCTGTCGGAGGGAACACGTGTGGGAGTGATGGTGACGACCAAGGCAGAGCTCCACCTGTGGGTCAACGGCAGTGATCGGGGAGTCATCGCCACCATTGTTCCCACGCCCTGCTTTGCTTTCTTTGAACTTCGTGGCCGGTATCAACAG GTATCCGTTCTCCCGCCGACTCATCCTAGTTGA